A genomic window from Silene latifolia isolate original U9 population chromosome Y, ASM4854445v1, whole genome shotgun sequence includes:
- the LOC141632186 gene encoding protein FAR1-RELATED SEQUENCE 5-like, translating into MTFRNVKEYVDGYENVGAQLVDFKNFGRDIKCFIGDRDAQLFVNHFEDKRDTNEGFYFAYEVDSGKCLVRAFWCDAESGRNYALFGDYITYDPTYSTNKYCMVFTPFTGVDHHKRSVTFAAALLFHEDEDSFKWVFEKFLDAMGQREPHCIITDQCAGIKTGMRAIFKHARRRFCMWHIMQKLTDKVGPAISNETDFVSRLNAIIWDAELELSEFEEKWSQLVNEHNLEADARTQKTYQVVYNSITNDDECSCKLFYRKGIICRHIIWVYSGKQVHTLPDKYILMRWTKNAHKIPLYGLHGELMDDFDATDLRKLEMCKLWLEFYVTNSVLKNVPTNDITDLVDTLKQFRVKLNPQSESMTKEQKLEMLLGCSSSTEVRILPPRQAKNKGSGKRMIPKNQQCIAKADKTKRLCRNYK; encoded by the exons ATGACATTTAGAAATGTCAAGGAATATGTAGATGGCTATGAGAATGTTGGAGCTCAACTTGTTGATTTTAAGAATTTTGGAAGGGATATCAAATGTTTCATAGGAGACCGGGATGCTCAACTGTTTGTTAACCATTTTGAGGATAAACGTGATACCAATGAAGGTTTTTACTTTGCTTATGAGGTGGATTCTGGGAAATGTTTGGTTCGTGCGTTTTGGTGTGATGCAGAGTCTGGTAGAAACTATGCTTTGTTTGGTGATTACATCACTTATGATCCAACTTACAGTACAAATAAGTATTGTATGGTTTTTACTCCTTTTACTGGTGTAGACCACCACAAAAGGTCAGTTACTTTTGCTGCTGCCTTGCTATTTCATGAGGATGAAGATTCGTTCAAGTGGGTGTTTGAGAAGTTCCTAGATGCTATGGGTCAGCGAGAGCCACACTGTATAATAACTGATCAATGTGCAGGGATAAAGACGGGTATGCGTGCTATCTTCAAACATGCTAGGCGCagattttgcatgtggcatatcatgcaaaAGCTGACTGATAAGGTTGGGCCTGCAATCTCGAATGAGACTGATTTTGTCAGCCGTTTGAATGCTATTATTTGGGATGCTGAGTTAGAACTTTCTGAATTTGAAGAAAAGTGGTCTCAGTTAGTTAATGAACATAATCTTGAAG CTGATGCTAGAACGCAGAAGACCTATCAAGTCGTCTACAATTCTATAACCAACGATGATGAATGTTCTTGCAAGTTGTTCTATAGGAAGGGTATTATTTGTAGACACATTATCTGGGTTTACTCTGGGAAACAAGTTCACACTTTGCCTGATAAGTACATCCTTATGCGGTGGACCAAGAATGCACACAAGATCCCTCTTTATGGTCTACATGGTGAGTTAATGGATGACTTTGATGCCACTGATTTACGAAAGCTGGAGATGTGCAAGTTATGGTTAGAGTTTTACGTGACTAACAGTGTGCTCAAGAATGTGCCTACCAATGACATCACTGATCTTGTTGACACACTGAAGCAATTTAGGGTCAAACTCAATCCGCAATCGGAGTCAATGACCAAAGAGCAGAAGTTGGAGATGCTTCTTGGATGCAGTTCCTCAACTGAGGTGAGGATTCTACCACCTCGTCAGGCAAAGAACAAGGGTAGTGGGAAGAGAATGATCCCCAAAAATCAACAATGCATAGCCAAAGCGGATAAGACTAAAAGGCTTTGCCGTAATTACAAATAA